A window of the Salvelinus fontinalis isolate EN_2023a chromosome 14, ASM2944872v1, whole genome shotgun sequence genome harbors these coding sequences:
- the aqp12 gene encoding aquaporin 12: protein MSGLNVTLGYFLAVVVFGAAFRTLFRKWPRLSVAAEFPASFVLVACWLEVQTIKEVGEWAGGLGPDVTLTILFLVLLTHGVICAGATGNPSLTLMNFLLLETHTLPTLLALAAQFLGAHLALLGAGYYWALELNDMHMIKNLMSRECSTALRVSLVQGVISECVCAFIFYLIYLSLKRRSALIRVPLVAAVLTFFSHSASDYTMAFLNPSLAYGLTFYCPGFTFTEYSVVYWLGPIFGMTLALLLYMGHIPRIFTKNLLYSQKTRFRVPKGEGDKKK from the exons ATGTCTGGACTCAATGTCACCCTTGGTTACTTTCTCGCTGTTGTGGTGTTTGGTGCAGCCTTTAGAACCCTTTTCAGAAAATGGCCTCGTTTGAGCGTTGCAGCAGAGTTTCCGGCCTCGTTTGTGCTGGTGGCATGCTGGCTGGAGGTGCAGACCATTAAAGAGGTGGGCGAGTGGGCAGGAGGACTGGGTCCAGacgtgactctaaccatactgtttTTAGTGCTGCTGACCCATGGTGTGATCTGTGCCGGAGCCACTGGAAACCCCTCCCTGACTCTGATGAATTTCCTGCTGCTGGAGACCCATACTCTGCCCACTCtgctggctctggctgctcagtTCCTGGGGGCACACCTGGCTCTGCTTGGGGCTGGCTACTACTGGGCCCTGGAGCTAAACGACATGCACATGATCAAGAACCTGATGTCAAGGGAGTGCAGCACAGCCCTGCGTGTCTCCCTGGTGCAGGGGGTcatttctgagtgtgtgtgtgcattcatctTTTATCTGATATACCTCAGCCTGAAACGGCGCTCTGCGCTGATTCGGGTTCCTCTCGTTGCAGCTGTGCTCACCTTCTTCTCCCATTCAG CCAGTGATTATACCATGGCTTTCCTGAACCCCTCCCTGGCCTATGGCCTTACCTTCTACTGTCCCGGGTTCACCTTTACGGAGTACTCAGTGGTCTACTGGCTTGGGCCCATTTTTG GAATGACCCTTGCCCTTCTCCTGTACATGGGCCACATTCCTAGGATTTTTACCAAGAACCTGCTGTATTCCCAGAAAACCCGCTTCCGTGtgccaaagggggagggagaTAAAAAAAAGTGA